In the [Clostridium] colinum genome, one interval contains:
- a CDS encoding methionine ABC transporter permease, with the protein MNINTEYLMQLKKIVLPAFNETLYMVFFSSLFSIILGIFIGIILYITEKGGILENKIINKILGLIINIGRSVPFIILMIAVFPLSKFIVGTTLGSKAAIVPLTVAAIPFVARMIEACLKEIDKGVIEASISMGATEWQIIYKVLIPESMSAIISTITTTIISIIGYSAMAGTIGGGGLGSVAITYGYQRYRDDILIISVLLMVILVQIVQTIGNILSKKLNKK; encoded by the coding sequence ATGAATATTAATACAGAATACTTAATGCAATTAAAAAAGATAGTTTTACCTGCTTTTAATGAAACTTTATATATGGTATTTTTTTCTAGTTTATTTTCTATTATATTAGGGATATTTATTGGTATTATATTATATATAACAGAAAAAGGTGGAATATTAGAAAATAAGATTATAAATAAAATCTTAGGCTTAATAATAAATATTGGTAGAAGTGTACCTTTTATAATATTAATGATTGCAGTTTTTCCATTATCAAAATTTATAGTTGGAACAACATTAGGCTCTAAGGCAGCAATAGTCCCATTAACAGTGGCAGCAATACCATTTGTAGCTAGAATGATAGAAGCTTGTTTAAAAGAAATAGATAAAGGTGTTATAGAAGCATCAATATCTATGGGAGCTACGGAATGGCAAATTATATATAAAGTTTTGATACCAGAAAGTATGTCTGCTATTATATCAACCATTACTACAACTATTATAAGCATTATAGGATATTCTGCAATGGCAGGAACTATTGGTGGTGGTGGACTTGGTAGTGTAGCTATTACATATGGTTATCAAAGATATAGAGATGATATATTAATAATAAGTGTATTATTAATGGTTATATTAGTGCAAATAGTACAAACTATCGGTAATATATTAAGCAAAAAATTAAATAAAAAATAA
- a CDS encoding MetQ/NlpA family ABC transporter substrate-binding protein, whose protein sequence is MKKFLKTTLLAITVCVGLSACGLPKSDTKNDGDKTLKVGATSVPHAEILNHVVDNLAEEGINLEIKEFSEYTVLNPSLSAGEIDANFFQHTSYLNNYVEETGENLVSVGPIHTEPMGIYSKKAKSLDELTEGDKIAIPNDATNGARALLLLEKNGIIKLKEGVGDKATIFDIQENLKNVDIIEMDAAALPRALDDVKMSVINTNYALEAGFNPMSDAIAMEGNDSLFSNILVVKQGDETKPEIQALYSALTSDEVKQFIEDNYKGALIPAF, encoded by the coding sequence ATGAAGAAATTTTTAAAAACAACATTATTAGCCATAACAGTTTGCGTTGGGCTTTCAGCTTGTGGCTTACCTAAATCGGACACTAAAAATGATGGAGACAAAACACTTAAAGTAGGTGCTACAAGTGTACCACACGCAGAAATATTAAATCATGTTGTAGATAATTTAGCAGAAGAAGGTATTAATTTAGAGATAAAAGAATTTTCTGAATATACTGTTTTAAACCCAAGTTTATCTGCAGGTGAAATTGATGCAAACTTTTTCCAACATACGTCATATTTAAATAATTATGTTGAAGAGACAGGAGAAAATTTAGTTTCTGTTGGGCCAATACACACAGAACCAATGGGAATATATTCTAAAAAAGCTAAATCTTTAGATGAGCTTACAGAAGGAGATAAAATAGCTATACCTAATGATGCTACAAATGGGGCAAGAGCATTACTTCTTTTAGAAAAAAATGGTATTATAAAGCTAAAAGAGGGTGTGGGAGATAAAGCTACTATATTTGATATACAAGAAAATTTAAAAAATGTAGATATAATAGAAATGGATGCAGCGGCTTTACCAAGAGCATTAGATGATGTAAAAATGTCAGTTATAAATACAAATTATGCGCTTGAAGCAGGATTTAATCCTATGTCAGATGCAATAGCTATGGAAGGTAATGATTCTTTATTTAGCAATATATTAGTAGTAAAACAAGGAGATGAAACAAAACCAGAAATACAAGCTTTATATAGTGCTTTAACAAGTGATGAAGTAAAACAGTTTATAGAAGATAATTATAAAGGAGCATTAATACCAGCTTTTTAA
- the aroE gene encoding shikimate dehydrogenase yields MIGNPVDHSISPLIHNIFFKDMQQDKNEYDKVLVKNLNNCVIDEFLNKKILGLNVTTPYKKDIMKYLYKIDKQAKMIGAVNTLKYTDKGYIGYNTDINGMEDTLLENDIPIKDKEVLIIGAGGSGYTACFMALKNKAKKLVIANRTIENSIKLKEHILKYYKYANIEIVPLQHIDNLQNINIIINTTTIGFGENIEKSPLKDSFFKINNIDFVFDIIYTPFRTKLLQIAENNYIKNVNGFNMLIYQALKAQEIWQNIVIDITYKINFKNKILSEYKNIIIE; encoded by the coding sequence TTGATAGGTAATCCAGTTGACCATAGCATTTCTCCATTAATACATAATATATTTTTTAAAGATATGCAACAAGATAAAAATGAATATGATAAGGTGTTAGTTAAAAATTTAAATAACTGTGTTATAGATGAGTTTTTAAATAAAAAAATATTAGGACTAAATGTTACAACACCATATAAAAAAGATATAATGAAATATTTATACAAAATAGATAAACAAGCTAAAATGATAGGTGCAGTAAATACTTTAAAATATACAGATAAAGGATATATAGGATATAACACAGATATAAATGGTATGGAAGATACATTATTAGAAAATGATATACCCATTAAAGATAAAGAAGTATTGATAATAGGGGCAGGTGGTAGTGGATATACCGCTTGTTTTATGGCTTTAAAAAATAAAGCTAAAAAATTAGTAATAGCTAATAGAACTATTGAAAATAGTATAAAATTAAAAGAACATATATTAAAATATTATAAATATGCAAATATAGAGATTGTTCCTTTACAACATATAGATAACTTACAAAATATTAATATAATAATAAATACAACAACTATTGGATTTGGAGAAAATATAGAAAAATCACCTTTAAAAGATAGTTTTTTTAAAATAAATAATATAGATTTTGTATTTGATATTATATATACTCCTTTTAGAACTAAACTTTTACAAATAGCAGAAAATAATTATATTAAAAATGTAAATGGATTTAATATGTTGATATATCAAGCGTTAAAAGCACAAGAAATATGGCAAAATATAGTTATAGATATTACATATAAAATAAATTTTAAAAATAAGATTTTATCGGAATATAAAAACATAATTATTGAATAA
- the glmM gene encoding phosphoglucosamine mutase — MGKYFGTDGIRGVANLELTPELAYKVGRAGAYVLNKENNHKPTIIVGMDTRISGDMLEASLISGMCSVGAKVISLGIIPTSAVAYLVKKYNADAGVMISASHNPFKDNGIKFFNNKGFKLSDNIEEEIENYIDNNYDKIPYAIGEDIGYKEIKEEAIEDYVDFLKSAVGTTFDGISATIDCANGATYQVAPILFEQLKVNTNVIFREPNGTNINDNCGSTHMEKLCEEVLANKSNIGIAFDGDGDRCLVVDENGSIVDGDEIMAICGAYLKEEGKLKDNTIVATIMSNLGLFIMGEKNDINILKTKVGDRYVLEEMLLKGLNFGGEQSGHIIYLDYNTTGDGILTAIKLLEVMKKTGKSLSELRTIIKVLPQALVNAKVDNKNKYNYLENEEIKQAIDKLEKMFDGKGRVLIRPSGTEPLVRVMIEGDDQKVLDEEAKKLAKLIEEKLG, encoded by the coding sequence ATGGGAAAATATTTTGGTACAGATGGTATTAGAGGTGTTGCCAATTTAGAACTTACACCAGAGCTTGCTTATAAGGTAGGTAGAGCTGGTGCATATGTTTTAAATAAAGAAAATAACCATAAGCCTACAATAATAGTAGGTATGGATACAAGAATATCTGGTGATATGTTAGAAGCAAGCCTTATATCTGGTATGTGTTCTGTTGGTGCTAAAGTTATATCTCTAGGTATTATACCAACTTCAGCTGTTGCTTATCTTGTAAAAAAATATAATGCAGATGCTGGTGTTATGATTAGCGCTAGTCATAATCCCTTTAAAGATAATGGTATAAAATTTTTTAATAATAAAGGATTTAAGCTTAGTGATAATATAGAAGAAGAAATAGAAAATTATATCGATAATAACTATGATAAAATACCTTATGCAATAGGTGAAGATATAGGATATAAAGAAATAAAAGAAGAAGCTATAGAAGATTATGTTGACTTTTTAAAATCTGCTGTAGGTACAACTTTTGATGGAATAAGTGCTACAATAGACTGTGCTAATGGGGCTACATATCAAGTTGCACCAATTCTTTTTGAACAATTAAAAGTTAATACAAATGTTATTTTTAGAGAGCCTAATGGAACAAACATAAATGACAATTGTGGTTCAACACATATGGAAAAACTATGTGAAGAAGTTTTAGCTAATAAATCTAATATAGGTATAGCTTTTGATGGTGATGGAGATAGATGTCTTGTTGTAGATGAAAATGGAAGTATAGTAGATGGAGATGAAATAATGGCTATATGTGGAGCTTATCTTAAAGAAGAAGGTAAGCTTAAAGACAATACTATAGTTGCTACCATTATGAGTAATTTAGGTCTTTTTATAATGGGTGAAAAGAACGATATAAATATTTTAAAAACAAAAGTAGGGGACAGATATGTTTTAGAAGAAATGCTTTTAAAAGGTTTAAATTTTGGTGGAGAACAGTCTGGCCATATTATATATTTAGATTATAACACAACAGGTGATGGTATACTTACAGCTATTAAGCTTTTAGAGGTTATGAAAAAAACAGGAAAGTCATTGTCTGAGCTTAGAACAATTATAAAAGTTTTACCTCAAGCATTAGTTAACGCTAAAGTAGATAACAAAAATAAATATAATTATCTTGAAAATGAAGAAATAAAACAGGCAATAGATAAACTAGAAAAAATGTTTGATGGTAAAGGTCGTGTTTTAATTAGACCTTCTGGTACAGAGCCTTTAGTAAGAGTTATGATAGAAGGAGACGACCAAAAGGTACTAGATGAAGAGGCAAAAAAATTAGCTAAGCTAATAGAAGAAAAATTAGGATAA
- a CDS encoding isochorismatase family protein: MKNLLIIVDYQYDFVADDGLLTAGVQAQNIENNIYNLSNIYIKNNDDIIFTLDSHISQEWNIHPESKSFNIHCEKSTKGYEPFGKTKNILSYKNCKTLEKKGYCPTINDINNIINNYKNIEICGVVTDICVLQTAISLYNACVNSGKKINFKVNSNACASFNLEGHKFAIDYMKNILGFEVI; this comes from the coding sequence ATGAAAAATCTACTAATTATTGTAGATTATCAATATGATTTTGTTGCAGATGATGGACTTTTAACGGCAGGGGTTCAAGCTCAAAATATAGAAAATAATATATATAATTTGTCTAATATATATATTAAAAATAATGATGATATCATATTTACATTAGATTCTCATATTAGCCAAGAATGGAATATACACCCAGAGAGTAAAAGCTTTAATATACATTGTGAAAAAAGTACTAAAGGATATGAGCCTTTTGGCAAAACAAAAAATATTTTATCATATAAAAATTGTAAAACTTTAGAAAAAAAAGGCTATTGTCCTACAATTAACGATATAAATAATATAATAAACAACTATAAAAATATAGAAATTTGTGGTGTTGTTACAGATATATGTGTTTTACAAACGGCTATATCACTTTATAATGCTTGTGTTAATAGTGGGAAAAAAATTAACTTTAAAGTAAATAGTAATGCTTGTGCTTCTTTTAATTTAGAGGGTCATAAATTTGCCATAGATTATATGAAAAATATACTTGGTTTTGAAGTTATTTAA
- a CDS encoding acetyl-CoA carboxylase carboxyltransferase subunit alpha — protein MSTAFETVKLARRVTRPNAKEYIDYIFTNFIELHGDRAYKDDKAVIGGIALLDHQPVTVVGIQKGSTIEENIERNFGSPHPEGYRKALRLMKQAEKFNRPIITFINTSGAYCGIGAEERGQGEAIARNLFEMANLKVPIIAIVIGEGGSGGALALGVADKVWMLENSVYSILSPEGFASILWKDATKAPDAAELMKITAKDLLSLGIIEKVIPEVDGGVEMDFMYTAHILKESLIKEVNNLLNINKIKLLEDRYNRFRKFGEFEEF, from the coding sequence ATGTCAACTGCTTTTGAAACAGTAAAGTTAGCAAGAAGAGTAACTAGACCAAATGCTAAAGAATATATAGACTATATATTTACAAACTTTATAGAGCTACACGGTGATAGAGCATATAAAGATGATAAGGCCGTTATAGGTGGTATAGCTCTTTTAGACCATCAACCAGTTACTGTTGTTGGTATACAAAAAGGGTCTACAATAGAAGAAAATATAGAACGTAATTTTGGCTCACCACACCCAGAAGGATATAGAAAAGCTTTAAGGCTTATGAAACAAGCAGAAAAATTTAATCGCCCTATTATCACTTTTATTAATACCTCTGGTGCATATTGTGGCATAGGTGCCGAAGAGCGTGGTCAAGGTGAAGCAATAGCTAGAAATCTTTTTGAAATGGCTAATTTAAAAGTTCCTATTATTGCTATTGTTATAGGTGAAGGTGGTAGCGGTGGTGCTTTAGCTCTTGGTGTTGCGGATAAAGTTTGGATGCTTGAAAATTCTGTTTATTCTATCCTATCGCCAGAAGGATTTGCTAGCATTTTATGGAAAGATGCAACAAAAGCACCAGATGCTGCAGAGCTTATGAAAATAACGGCTAAAGACCTTTTATCTCTTGGTATTATAGAAAAAGTTATACCAGAGGTAGATGGTGGCGTTGAAATGGACTTTATGTATACGGCACATATTTTAAAAGAATCACTTATAAAAGAGGTAAATAACCTTTTAAATATAAATAAAATTAAACTTTTAGAAGATAGATATAATCGTTTTAGAAAGTTTGGGGAATTTGAAGAATTTTAA
- the accD gene encoding acetyl-CoA carboxylase, carboxyltransferase subunit beta: MDLFKNKKSPNNLNKKTNKQKLFTKPEVPTGLCVKCSGCGTTIYHKEIGIYNICPECNFYFRLSARDRIKTIADKNIFVEFDKDMKAKNPLNYPNYNEKIEDLKEKTGLNDAVVTGKCQIYGKDCVLCVMDANFIMGSMGSVVGEKITRAFEYATENKLPIIIFTASGGARMQEGIVSLMQMAKVSCAASKHSEAGLLYVTVLTDPTTGGVTASFAMLGDIILAEPNTLIGFAGPRVIEQTIKQKLPEGFQRAEFLLEHGFVDAIVERQNLKKTLSTILKIHKK; encoded by the coding sequence ATGGATTTATTTAAAAATAAAAAAAGTCCTAATAATTTAAATAAAAAAACAAATAAACAAAAGCTTTTTACTAAACCAGAGGTACCAACAGGATTATGTGTAAAATGCAGTGGTTGTGGTACTACTATATACCATAAAGAAATTGGGATATATAATATTTGTCCAGAATGTAACTTTTATTTTAGGTTATCGGCTAGAGATAGAATAAAAACTATTGCAGATAAAAATATATTTGTAGAATTTGATAAAGATATGAAAGCTAAAAATCCTCTAAATTATCCAAACTATAACGAAAAAATAGAAGATTTAAAAGAAAAAACTGGGCTAAATGATGCAGTTGTTACTGGAAAATGCCAAATATATGGTAAAGACTGTGTTTTATGTGTAATGGATGCTAACTTTATAATGGGTAGTATGGGGTCTGTTGTAGGTGAAAAAATAACAAGAGCCTTTGAATATGCAACAGAAAATAAATTACCTATAATAATATTTACGGCCTCTGGTGGAGCTAGAATGCAAGAAGGTATAGTATCTTTAATGCAAATGGCAAAAGTTAGTTGTGCCGCCTCTAAACACTCTGAGGCAGGACTTTTATACGTAACAGTTTTAACAGACCCTACAACAGGTGGTGTTACGGCTAGTTTTGCTATGCTTGGAGACATCATACTTGCAGAACCTAACACTCTTATAGGATTTGCCGGCCCTCGAGTTATAGAGCAAACTATAAAACAAAAATTACCAGAAGGATTTCAAAGAGCAGAATTTTTGTTAGAACACGGATTTGTAGATGCAATAGTAGAAAGACAAAATCTTAAAAAGACTTTATCTACTATACTAAAAATACACAAAAAATAA
- a CDS encoding acetyl-CoA carboxylase biotin carboxylase subunit → MFNKILIANRGEIAVRIIKACRELGISTVAVYSEADKNALHTQLADEAICIGGNKSATSYLNMNNIISAACLTGANAIHPGFGFLSENSKFADMCKECNIKFIGPDAKTIDLMGNKANARKLMIEAGVPVTPGSDGIVEDFEKAKALAKDFGYPVMIKASAGGGGRGIRIVREEKDLEEAYNSAKSEAKVAFGDDSIYMEKVIENARHIEIQVLADEHGNAIHLGERDCSLQRRNQKVLEEAPSVALDEKTRKAMGEAALRAVKASNYKNAGTIEFLYGKDNKFYFMEMNTRIQVEHPVTEMITDIDIVKEQIRIAYGKKLKYTQDNVTFNGHSIECRINAEDPYNNFAPSPGKIDYLFLPSGCNGLRVDSAVYAGYTIPTFYDSMIAKVITKGKTREEAIQKMKRALNEFVIEGIKTNIDFHMELLDNEDYLKGNFDTSFIANKILK, encoded by the coding sequence ATGTTTAATAAAATATTAATAGCAAATCGTGGAGAAATAGCCGTTAGAATCATTAAAGCTTGTAGAGAGCTTGGTATATCTACTGTTGCCGTATATTCTGAGGCAGATAAAAATGCTTTACATACTCAACTAGCTGATGAAGCAATTTGTATAGGTGGCAACAAAAGTGCTACTAGCTACCTTAATATGAATAATATTATTAGTGCTGCTTGTCTTACTGGTGCTAATGCTATACACCCTGGATTTGGATTTTTATCTGAAAATTCAAAATTTGCCGATATGTGTAAAGAATGTAACATTAAATTTATAGGTCCAGATGCTAAAACTATTGACCTTATGGGAAATAAAGCTAACGCTAGAAAATTAATGATAGAAGCCGGTGTACCTGTTACTCCAGGTAGTGATGGTATCGTAGAAGATTTTGAAAAAGCTAAAGCTCTTGCTAAAGATTTTGGCTATCCTGTTATGATAAAAGCCTCTGCCGGTGGTGGTGGCCGTGGTATAAGAATTGTTAGAGAAGAAAAAGATTTAGAAGAAGCTTACAACTCAGCAAAAAGTGAGGCAAAAGTTGCTTTTGGTGATGATAGTATCTATATGGAAAAAGTAATAGAAAATGCTAGACATATAGAAATACAAGTATTAGCCGACGAACACGGTAATGCTATCCATTTAGGTGAACGTGATTGCTCTTTACAAAGAAGAAACCAAAAAGTATTAGAAGAAGCTCCATCTGTAGCCCTTGATGAAAAAACAAGAAAAGCTATGGGCGAAGCTGCTTTACGTGCCGTTAAAGCCTCTAACTATAAAAATGCTGGTACAATAGAATTTTTATATGGAAAAGATAATAAATTTTATTTTATGGAAATGAACACACGTATACAAGTAGAACACCCTGTTACTGAAATGATAACAGATATAGATATAGTAAAAGAACAAATAAGAATAGCTTATGGTAAAAAACTTAAATATACTCAAGATAATGTAACTTTTAATGGACATAGTATAGAATGTAGGATAAATGCAGAAGACCCTTATAATAATTTTGCACCTTCTCCTGGTAAAATAGATTACCTTTTCTTACCTAGTGGTTGTAATGGGCTTAGGGTTGATTCTGCGGTATATGCAGGATACACTATACCTACTTTTTATGATTCTATGATAGCTAAAGTTATAACAAAAGGCAAAACAAGAGAAGAAGCTATACAAAAAATGAAAAGAGCTTTAAACGAATTTGTTATAGAAGGTATTAAAACTAACATAGATTTTCATATGGAGCTTTTAGACAATGAAGATTATTTAAAAGGTAATTTTGATACTTCATTTATAGCTAATAAAATTTTAAAATAG
- the fabZ gene encoding 3-hydroxyacyl-ACP dehydratase FabZ, whose translation MIMNIKEIMEIIPHRYPFLLIDKVVEIEEGKKIVAIKNVTMNEQFFQGHFPVEPVMPGVLIIEAMAQAGACAILSMDEYKGKIAYFGAINNAKFRDKVVPGDTLRLEVELLKLKKVAGIGKGIAYVGDKKVAEAEFTFMIG comes from the coding sequence ATTATTATGAATATTAAAGAAATAATGGAAATTATACCTCATAGATACCCTTTTCTTTTAATAGATAAAGTAGTTGAAATAGAAGAAGGTAAAAAAATAGTAGCTATAAAAAATGTAACAATGAATGAACAGTTTTTTCAAGGTCATTTTCCTGTTGAACCTGTTATGCCTGGGGTATTAATAATAGAAGCTATGGCTCAAGCCGGTGCTTGTGCTATTTTATCTATGGACGAATATAAAGGTAAAATTGCATACTTTGGCGCTATAAATAATGCAAAATTTAGAGATAAAGTAGTGCCTGGAGATACTTTAAGGCTAGAGGTTGAGCTTTTAAAGCTAAAAAAAGTTGCCGGTATTGGCAAAGGCATTGCATATGTTGGTGATAAAAAAGTAGCCGAAGCAGAGTTTACTTTTATGATTGGATAG
- the accB gene encoding acetyl-CoA carboxylase biotin carboxyl carrier protein: protein MDFEKIKDLMQSLDNSNLMDFELKLNEGFYLRMNKYNSQPTTQNINISEQPNNTQLPTINNIAENISEPITIIPEAKQEIKEGNVITSPIVGTFYSSSSPTKPAYVKVGDKVKKGDVLCIIEAMKVMNEIKSQYDGEIVEIMVENEAMVEYNQPLFRIV, encoded by the coding sequence ATGGATTTTGAAAAAATTAAAGATCTTATGCAAAGTCTAGACAATTCTAACCTTATGGACTTTGAGCTTAAGCTAAATGAAGGTTTTTACCTTAGAATGAACAAATATAATAGTCAACCTACTACACAAAATATAAATATTAGCGAACAACCTAATAATACTCAATTACCTACTATAAATAATATTGCAGAAAATATCTCTGAACCTATAACAATTATACCAGAGGCAAAACAAGAAATAAAAGAAGGTAATGTTATAACTAGCCCTATTGTAGGTACATTTTATTCTAGTAGCTCCCCTACTAAACCTGCCTATGTAAAAGTTGGCGACAAGGTAAAAAAAGGTGATGTTTTATGTATTATTGAGGCTATGAAAGTTATGAACGAGATAAAAAGTCAATATGATGGTGAAATAGTTGAAATAATGGTTGAAAATGAAGCTATGGTTGAATATAACCAACCTTTATTTAGAATAGTATAA
- the fabF gene encoding beta-ketoacyl-ACP synthase II: protein MERRVVVTGMGVVTPVGNNVNEFWESIKNGKHGIAPITHFDTSDSKVKIAAELKNFEPEKVLDKKEIRRLEQFSIYALYAAQEAVDNSGLDLDKIDPYRFGTIIGSGMGGIGMIEDQMIKMVDKGPSRLAPLFIPSVISNIASGHVAIRFGAKSSCETVVTACATSTSCIGMAYRNIKFGYEDVILAGGTESTITKAGIGGFAALKALSTSEDVDRASIPFDKERNGFVMGEGAGVLVLEELEHAKARGAKILAEIVGYGATCDAYHMTAPCEDGDGAARAMIKAMEEGNVNPNDITYINAHGTSTPANDVGETKAIKTALKENAYNVSISSTKSMTGHLLGATGAVEAIASILALENNFVPPTIGYKVKDEECDLDYTPNVGKAREMKYALSNTLGFGGHNAVLCLKKWED, encoded by the coding sequence ATGGAAAGAAGAGTAGTTGTAACAGGTATGGGCGTAGTAACTCCTGTTGGTAACAATGTAAATGAATTTTGGGAGAGTATAAAAAACGGAAAACACGGTATAGCTCCTATAACTCATTTTGATACATCAGATTCTAAAGTAAAAATTGCTGCAGAACTTAAAAATTTTGAGCCTGAAAAAGTTTTAGATAAAAAAGAAATAAGAAGATTAGAACAATTTAGTATATATGCTTTATATGCAGCTCAAGAGGCAGTGGATAATAGTGGACTTGATTTAGATAAAATAGACCCTTATAGATTTGGTACAATAATAGGCTCTGGTATGGGCGGTATTGGTATGATTGAAGACCAAATGATAAAAATGGTAGACAAAGGTCCTTCAAGACTTGCTCCTTTATTTATCCCAAGTGTTATATCAAATATAGCATCTGGCCACGTAGCTATACGTTTTGGTGCTAAAAGCTCTTGCGAAACAGTTGTAACTGCTTGTGCTACTAGTACAAGTTGTATTGGTATGGCTTATAGAAATATAAAATTTGGCTATGAAGATGTTATTCTTGCCGGTGGTACAGAAAGTACAATTACAAAAGCTGGTATTGGTGGATTTGCGGCATTAAAAGCATTATCTACTTCAGAAGATGTGGACAGAGCTTCTATACCTTTTGATAAAGAAAGAAATGGCTTTGTTATGGGCGAAGGTGCTGGTGTTCTTGTTTTAGAAGAATTAGAACATGCTAAAGCTCGTGGTGCTAAAATATTAGCAGAAATTGTTGGATACGGTGCTACTTGTGATGCTTATCATATGACTGCTCCTTGTGAAGATGGTGATGGTGCTGCTCGTGCTATGATTAAAGCTATGGAAGAAGGCAATGTAAACCCTAACGATATTACATACATAAATGCTCACGGAACTAGCACTCCTGCAAATGATGTGGGCGAAACAAAAGCTATAAAAACAGCGCTTAAAGAAAACGCCTACAATGTTTCTATTAGCTCTACAAAATCTATGACTGGTCATCTTTTAGGTGCAACTGGTGCTGTTGAGGCAATAGCATCTATATTAGCATTAGAAAATAACTTTGTACCTCCAACAATAGGCTATAAAGTTAAAGATGAAGAGTGTGATTTAGACTATACACCAAATGTTGGTAAAGCTCGTGAGATGAAATATGCTTTATCTAATACACTTGGATTTGGTGGACATAATGCCGTGTTATGTCTTAAAAAATGGGAGGACTAA
- the fabG gene encoding 3-oxoacyl-[acyl-carrier-protein] reductase, with protein sequence MLKEKTVIVTGGAKGIGKAIAIAFAKEGANIVLNYRSTNPEEVVKEIESLGVKCLTVQADIGNFEQAKQLVDKAVEEFKTIDVLVNNAGITKDNLLLKMSEEDFDTVINTNLKGAFNMIKHTSKIMLKQKSGTIINMSSVVGLTGNIGQVNYSASKAGMIGMTFSTARELASRGITCNAIAPGFITTDMTDVLSDTIKENVLNTIPLKRFGTTDEIASTAIFLAKNKYITGQVVTVDGGMVMA encoded by the coding sequence ATGTTAAAAGAAAAAACAGTAATTGTTACAGGTGGTGCTAAAGGTATCGGAAAAGCAATAGCAATAGCTTTTGCTAAAGAAGGAGCAAATATAGTTTTAAACTATAGAAGCACAAATCCAGAAGAAGTAGTTAAAGAAATAGAAAGCTTAGGTGTAAAATGCTTAACTGTTCAAGCCGATATAGGCAATTTTGAACAAGCAAAACAATTAGTAGATAAAGCTGTAGAAGAGTTTAAAACTATTGATGTTTTAGTAAATAATGCAGGTATTACTAAAGATAATCTTCTTTTAAAAATGTCTGAAGAAGATTTTGATACAGTTATAAACACAAACCTTAAAGGTGCTTTTAATATGATAAAACACACTAGCAAAATAATGCTTAAGCAAAAAAGTGGAACTATTATAAATATGAGTAGTGTTGTAGGGCTTACTGGTAATATTGGTCAAGTAAATTATTCTGCTAGTAAAGCAGGTATGATAGGTATGACTTTCTCTACTGCTAGAGAGCTTGCATCTCGTGGTATCACTTGTAATGCTATTGCTCCTGGGTTTATAACAACAGATATGACAGATGTTTTATCTGATACTATAAAAGAAAATGTACTTAACACAATACCTTTAAAAAGATTTGGTACAACAGATGAAATAGCTAGTACGGCAATATTTTTAGCTAAAAATAAATATATAACAGGTCAAGTAGTTACCGTAGATGGCGGTATGGTAATGGCCTAA